In the genome of Bacteroidota bacterium, the window CAAAAGCAAGCAGCCACCAACCGCTGCCGATGTATTGGCTGAAAAATGAGTTGACACCCAGTTTGGTATCAGCGCCCTCCAGTAGGTTTTCAATCATTACATACCCCTCGCCAAACAAAGGTGGGAATAGAAAGATAAGGGCACAAAGAGGGATACCTGCCAATAATATGCGCTTTACAGGATTTTGATAGGCAAAAAAGTGATGTTCGATTTTTAGCGATGTACGTATCATGTACACTGATAGCAATCCTACGCCGATGCCCAATAATATGTAAAACGGTATGGCGTTTAATTCCCATTTGTTGGTGATGAGGAAGAAAAACTTTTCAGGGTATAACAACTGTGAAACCACCGATGAAGTGGCGGTTGAAATAATCAACGGTATAATAAACGGGATGCTGAAATCAAACAGCAATACTTCCAGTGCAAAAATCACCCCTGTGATAGGGCAGTTGAAAATGGCGGCTAACCCCGCTGCTGCTCCGCTTGCAAGTAGCAGTGTGCGGTCTTTATAACCAATACGGAAGTTTTTTGCGATGGAACTGCCCGTAGCCGAACCACTGTTTACAATAGGAGCCTCAAGCCCAACGGAACCGCCCATACTAACCGTAATAGCGCTGGTGAGCAGGTGAGACCATATATTGTTTTTATCCAGATAGCTTTGGCGTTTTGCAATGCTGTATATTATTTGGGCTACCCCCGGTTGCAGGTTGCCTTTTAGCAGCCAGCGTACAATTATTACGGTAAGCGTAATACCAATAAGCGGGTAGATAAAAAACGAGTTTTGCAAAAATGAACCCTGAAGAGAGTTTGAGAGCAGGTGCTCAAAGAAGTTGGCGGTACGTTTAAGTGCAACTGCTGAAAGCCCTGCAACGATGCCAATAAGTATGCATAGAATGATAAGAAAATTACGGTGGTTAAGGTACTTCGATTGCCAATCGACATAGCTGTGCAATAAAAGTTTAACCCGTTTTTTGATATCAAAGTACATGCGGCAAAAATAGGTTTTTTAGCTAAGCAGGCGGGCGATTACTATGTAATCTTATCACTACAATAGAGATAAGGGGCTAAAATTTAACACCAAGCATATTAATAATTTAAAAAAAAACGCACATATTGTATTTATTAATCATACACATTAGCCTATGAAAATCTCTGTTACTTATCAAGAAAATTACTCACGCGGCGATTTGTTGCTGCGTTCATTTTTCGGTGCATTTTACATTGTACTGCCACATGTTTTTATGTTGTTTTTTGCCCTTTTTTGGTCTTCAATCATTTCATTCATTTCGTTTTGGGTGATTTTGTTTACCGGAAACTATCCCCGCAGCTTTTGGGAATTTAATTTGGGGTTACAAAAGTGGAATCTGCGGTTAAATGCGGTGCTCAGTAATTTGGTTGACGGATACCCTGATTTTTGGGTAAATAAAAACAACGACGATATGTTATCTAACATTGAGCTTGAATATCCCGAAACAAGCAATAGAGGTACTGTGTTGTTGCGTTTGCTATTCGGAGTGATATATGTTTACATACCTCACATGTTTGTTCTGCTTTTCAGAAGCATAGCAGGAAACGTTTTAATGTTTTTAGCTTGGTGGGTGGTTTTGTTTACCGGTAAATACCCTCAAAGCTGGCACGAGTTTAACGTAGGTACACTGCGTTGGTCTACCCGTGTTGCATTATACATGAGTTACTTAACCGACGAATACCCTCCTTTTTCAGGACAATAATTTAAATTGCCAGAATGGACGAAAGATACCATCCCATTCCGCAACCCGAAGAAATAAGCACCCGTGAGCGACAAGACGCGATGGGTGCTTATTTAATGATGTTTGCCTCGTTAGGCGTTGGGTTGCCTTTACCGCTTATCAATTTATTGGCAGCGGTTATATACTATTTTGTAAACCGAAAAAAATCAAGGTTTATTCACTTCCACACTTTGCAGTCGCTGATATCTCAGCTGCCTACAAGTTTGCTGAATGCAGGTGCTGTGTTTTGGACTTTTTCAATCCTTACTTCTTCAGGCGTTACTGAAAATGTAGGGGAGGATTTTGACCCCGTTTTTAATTTTACCGATTTGTATTTCGGTTATATAATAATGGTGGTTATTGCCAACCTTGTGTATATAATTTTTAGCCTTATTGCAGCCGTTAGGGCATACAATGGCAGGTTTTATTACATGCTGTTTTTCGGAAGACTAGCTTATCACTATGCGTACTCAAAACAAAGTACCATAGGCGAAGAAACTGTTTATACCAATCGTCCGCCGATGTAGTTATGGGAGAGAAATTAGTAAGAGATATTGTAATACTGGTACTCATCTTCGGGGCCATTTGGGCAGGGTTTGCCTATTTTTCAAAAGACTGGAAAGCTCCGAGTATTGAAATAAGTCGCGAGCAGGAGCAAAAGCTGGGTGATATTATGGCTAAAAAGGTGGTACTTACGGAATGGGAAAACATTACCGCACAGTATCCCAAAGTTGATTCAGCATACCGCATTATATACGGTAGACTGTTGAATCAAGTACCTTTACCAGCGTATAACTATCGCTTTTACATCCTGCGCGATACCACAATTAATGCGTTTACCATTGCAGGAGGGCACATTTTTGTGTTTGAAGGCCTGATTAAGTTTTGTGAATCTCCCGAAGAGTTGGCGGCTGTTTTGGCACATGAAATCGGCCACGCTGAAAAGAAACATATTACCAAGAAGCTGGCAAAAGAACTGGGTATTGAAGCCGTGGGTACAATTTTAGGAGGAGGGGATGATAACGTGATTAAAGAAGCAGGGAAACTGGTGCTTTCAAAAAGGTTTGACCGAGAATATGAAAAACAGGCCGACCATTTTGCAATTGATTTACTTGAAAAGGCAGGAATAAGCCCCTATAAACTGGCGTCATTTTTCAGAAAGTTAAACGAGGCGGGACTGGCTTACGACGATGATTTGGAGTTTATGATGACTCATCCCCACAACGATAGTCGTATTAAAGACATATTAGGCCATCAACCTGCGGCAGGTTTTAAAGAAAAACCTTTCGTAATGGATTGGAAAGACATTCAACAATCTCTTAACAACAAATAATCACTTTAATTCTTTCAGTTGAGCATCAAGGTCGCCTTTGATGAAACAACTCACCTGTAAATAATCGGGGGCAGGAAATAAATTACGAATGGTAATTGCCTCAACCTTACCTGTAGTATTTATGCCATTACCCCAGTTTTTGGTTAGGTTTTGCTGTACTTGTTGTTGTATAGTGGTAAGCATATCACCCACATAAAACTTTGCATTTTGGCGCATAGAGTTAGTAAGGGTGTTGTTAAACAACCACTTGGCCGATTTTAGCAACACGTTGCGTGTTTTTATATCAAAGTCTAAATCGGGTAGGATGAGTTCTTTTGTTACACTGTCAAATTGTGGTGTTCCGGTCATATACATCCAACCTTTTACACTTCCGTTAAAGTTTACTTTAATCAGTAATTTTTGATTGCCCGTACCGCTCAACTGTACCTCAAGCACTTCGATGTGCTTTTTGCCATAATCAAACTTCATACCTTTCATTTGGGCATTTACCAGTTTGGTTAGTTCCGCATAATGCAACCGGGTATCTAAATACACACTAAACCCGCCTGATTGCTTAGGGTTTTTGCTTAAATCGGGCAATTTAGGCGGAGCCGGATGATTAGCGGTATTCAGCAAGAAAGCAGGGTTGGCTGTGGCACCTAAACTAAACCTCAATTCATCACCCTTGGTAGTAATGGGGCTGATGCGCAGCGACGAAGGATTGAACACCAAAAAGCCGAATGTATCAATGGCCATTGGGGTATGCAGTGTTTTCCAAACTTGCTCTACTTGTCCGCGTAAATTAAATTTAGCCATACCGGCATCAAAATCTTTGCACGCCTTATCCAGCGGCGCGCGTGTTTGCGCCATTATATTGTCGGTAATATCAAAATTTAGCGTGGTTACTTTACAACGGTTAATGGGTATCAGTTTGGTAACGGCAGTATTAGATTGTATCTGATAGGTTGGGCTGATATTTACTACCGATAGTATGCTTAATTGTAGCTGGCGGGGAGGCTCATTCATACCGCAACCCGTGCCTACATAGGGGCACCAATCCCAGCAACAGGGGCGGGCTTCGCCCTCGCCTTGGTAGTACCCTAGGCAGTTAATAGCCAATGTGTTGTTATTAGGGACGAATGAGAGTTTTTCACGCCAAAAATTCCAACGGTAGTGCAAGTTGCAATTGGCATCTTGTTGCCAACCGGGGTAACCTGTTGAATTAAGTTTGGCAGGGACGTTTTTCTCTATTTGGTCGTACAGGCTTTTTAAATCTACCAGTACCGGAATATCTATTTGTGACGGGGGTGGGGCAGGGGCTACGTATGTTTCAGGTGCTAACGTTGGAGTTTCTGGTTGTATGCTGCGGCACGATGCTGCTATGGCAACAACAACACTAAGCAATATAAAACGGTGCATGTAGTATGGGGTACAAAAATGCCAAATATAGTTATGAAAGGTTATTTTTTCCTTTACTGATAACAGGTATATCGGTAAACAAACGTGATAAAAGCGCTTTAATAGTATCCATTGTAACCGGTTTAGGCAAAAAGTCTATCATACCGGCATCAATACAGGCTTGCTTATCCTCGGGGAAGGCATTGGCCGTTAGTGCTACAATGGCAGGGCTTTTCTCTTTAAGTTCTTTGGTAATTATAGAGGTAGCTTCAATACCGTCCATTTCAGGCATTTGCACATCCATAAACACCAAATTATAATTACCCGCAAGGCACTTGTCAACCGCTTCTCGTCCGTTGTTGGCAAAATCAACCTTGTACCCGATGTTTTTCATAATTACCTCCATCATCATCAAATTCACTTTGTTGTCATCTACAACAAGCATTTTCAAGTCGGGTAATTCTTCGTTTTTGGCTTTGGCTGTTTCTGCAACATCTATAGGACGGGGGCGATTATCTTTTACCTTTATCAGTTTATCCAGCAATTTTTGGTAGGTAGCTGAGTTTGCAGGCAAGTTCAGAACCTTACGGTTGGGGGCGTCCCACTCTTTTGCCAGCTCAGCAGGCAACTCTTTCAGTTGGTGTTTTACAATGATAATCTCACTGTTTTTAAGCGACTCTGGAAGGGTATAATCGCTGATGGAAGTTGCATCAGCAAAAATTGCAGTAGCCCCATCCATTACTCCCGGCACATCGGCAAGTTGTTCAACGACAGTGGTTTTTATTCCCCGCTCATCGTTTAGCGAACGGATAATAGAAGCCACAATCTTTTCAGGCGAAACCAGTACCATTTTAGTACCGTGATATTTTCTGAGTAAGCTGCCGCGTTTTACAGTACTTCTGCCGTTTGAAAAATCTTGAATGGTAAACGAAAACTGTGAGCCTTTACCTTCTTGTGAAGCAACCTTTATGGTACCTCCCAATAAACTCACCAACTTATCTGTAATGGCAAGTCCCAAACCTGTTCCTCCATACTTGCGGGTAGTAGAGTTATCTACTTGGGTAAACACTTTAAACAGGTCATTTATCTTGTCTCGAGGAATACCAATACCTGTGTCGGTAACAATTAGTTTTAGTTTATTATCCTCATCGGGTCGTATCGAAATTTCGATAAACCCCTTTTCAGTAAACTTAATAGCATTGCCCACAAGGTTTATCAGTACTTGGCGCAAACGGGTTTTATCTGATTCTATTTTAACAGGGGTATCGGGGTGAATACGGCTATACAGGTAAATGCCTTTTTGATGGGCAAGCTGACCCAATATCTCAATGGTTTCAGTAATGATTTCTTCGGGCGAAACTTCTCCTTTTTCAATCATCATCATACCGGCTTCTATTTTAGAAAAATCCAGGATGTTGTTCACCAAAGATAATAATGAATCGCTACTTGTTTGTATTGCATTCACATAGTTTTGTTGCTCCTCATTAAGGCTGGTAGTGCTCATTACCGAGCTCATACCAATAATAGCATTCAGTGGGGTGCGTATCTCGTGGCTCATGGTAGCCAAAAACGCACTCTTAATGCGCGAGGCCTGCTCGGCTTCGTTCTTGGCTTTTATAAGATTCTCTTCGGTTTGCTTGCGTTGGGTTACGTTTCTGATTAGTGACAGCATTACCCACGATTTTTCGTTGGGCAGTTGTATGTAGCTGTTAGAGAATTCAAGCACCGTTTCTTCATCATTTTTAAAGGTGTGAAGCTCAAACTGGGGTTTCAATTGTTGCAACTCAAGTTGTTGCCTGAAACTGGCCTTATCAAAACCGCTATCGCCAATATCCAGTACATCAAAAATTTTGCGGCCTGCAACATCGTCAGTACGGCCTAAAAACTGCAGCAGCGTATCGTTGTATAAGATGATATCTCCGCGCAGGGTGTACAATGCAAGCGCATCAGAAGTGTTTTCCCACAACGAGCGGAAACGTTCTTCAGATGAGCGTAATTCTCTACTGCGTTTATCTACCTCAAGAATAAGGTCACTTTCAAATTTCTTTTGACTGTATAGATAGAATATGGCAAACGAAATGGCAAAAAACGCGGCAATTACCGATGCGTAGAACCACCATTGATTGTAGAACGGCTTACTGATGTGTATTACAGGACTAACAGCCACATCACTGGCAATACCGCCTGCATTGATAAGCTGTATTTTAAGAACATATTTACCCGGAGGCAGGTTTTTAAAGTTAATGGCATCGGTAGTAATGCGGGAAATCTCTTCCCATTTGTCCATCAACCCTTCCAGTTTGTATAGTATTTTGTTCTTGTCTTCGTCTATAAAACTGTTGGCATCAAAGTAAAACGTAATATCATTATCGTCGCTGGCAAGTTTTATAGAAAGCGAGGCCGGTAACGCTGATGTTGAAAGCTCGCGCGACTCTAATTTGCTGATACGGATAACAGGTTTTTTAATTACTTGATTATCATAGTCGGGCTGATACACCATAAGCCCCGTGCGCATAGCTACCCAAATATCGCCGTCGCCGCCTGTAATAATAGGGCTGGCCGTACTTTCTTTAAACTGTAAGCCGCGGTAAGTAAATAGTTTGGGGTCCGATTTCCTGTCCATCACCACTACACCTGTATCCGATGCCAACCAAACGGCTCCGTTTTTATCTACCGCAATACCGTAGTAGGGTTTATTACTCCAAAGGCTGGTAGTATCGTAGGGAACAATGTCAAACTCTTTCAGGTAATAAATACCGTTTTCAGTTCCCACAATTCCCAAGTTTTGATATACAGGATAGAATGAGTAGGCCGTGTAAGAGAAATTAGTACCTTTTTCAGTGTTTATCTTCTTCCATTTGTTTTTAGTCAAACGGTAAAGCCCTTTATCACTAAGCACTACAACTTCATCGTTGTGCCAAACAATTCGTTTGGGGGTTATTCTGTCTTGAAAAGAATTAATAAGCTTTAACCCCGAAGGTGAGGCTTCAAACAAGCCGGCTTCGCTGGCAGCAATAATTTTATAATCGGGTAATACAGCAAACGTAAGCAGGCGGGCATTGCCTTGTACTTTGGTAAAGTTTTTACCCCCAATGCCGTACCATAGCCCTTGCGTGCTGCTAAGCAACCAAGTATTTCCGGCACTATCAGCCCATAATTGGGTAATACGTTGGCGTGAGTTTTTTAGCCCTCCGTCAAACGGGTAGTAGGCAATGACCTTACTGTTTTCAACAATACTGATACCTTTGGGTCCGGCAGCAAGTATTTTATTGCCCCATGCAGCTACTGCTTGTACGGGCAGGCTTCCAAGTCCCTTTTGTTTACCCAAAAAGTTAATGCTTTGGCTGGTGGTTTTAATCAAACCGTCTTCAGTGGCAAGCCAAAGGTTATTTTCACGGTCGGTAAACAGTTGGTTAATATTTTCATTAGAGCGTAGCCCGATTCCTTCAACAACTGTAAAATTACTTTCAGGCCCGTCTAATTGCCATACCGTATTGCTGGTATCCAGCAGATACACTTTCCCTGAACTGTTACTGCGCAGTTGTGTAAAATGGTGATACTTATTATCGAATAGTTTTGATACCCTAAGGGTATTGCTACTAATAGCACCTATAAGGTTACCCGTAAGAATCCAGAGCTCAGGTTCAGTATTTTGCTTCCATGGGTTTGCATACAGGTTAAAATCTGTTACCTGCGAAACAATACTTGGGTCAAGTTCAAGTTTATAAGGTGGTTTGCTGAAAGATAGTTTATAAATAGCACTGGAAGTCCGTAAATAAGCCGTCTGACCGGTTGCGGTTATTTGCTTTATATCTTCCTCAGTATCCAGTGGCAGTTCTTCCCAATTATTGTTAGCCCAAGATAAAACACGGTTGCGCGTAGCAATGGTAATATAAGGGGCACTGCCTTGGTATGAACCGAAAAAATGGTTGGGATATTCTCCCATATCCATTACCAATGAGGTGATTTTTTCCCAAGCATTGTTCTTCCACTCATACACATCCATCTTCTTATCCGTAGAAAGACAAAGCCAAAGGCGGCCTTCTTCGTCGGTGTAGGGTAGTACGTGTTGGTATGGAGCGGCTAGTTTGCCGTAGGGAACACTTTGGTAGGTAACACCGTTAAAGCGGGTAAAACTTTCGTCGTTCACCCACCACATAGCACCGTTAACATCTTGCTGTACTTGCAGAATGTTTCCTTCGGCGGCGCTATTATCAATAGTATATTTTTTAGTATTGTAATACTGAGCCCTTACCACTCCGCTCATGCAGAATAGCCCAAACAATAAAACGATATATGCAGGTCTAAATTTCAAAACCAATAACCTGTTGGCTCATAAGAGTTTATATTTTTTGTGTGTTGACGGAAATAAATATAAATAGCACTCTCTTATAATGCTCAACGGCAAAATAATGCGGGTAAAGATAAAACGGTTTTTAAAATTACAAAGACAAGTTTTATATGAGTTAACAGTTTTCTTATGTAGTACGGCCTAAAAAATGGTAAACGATAGTTTGCTACCTCCCTCCAAAAATTGATGAGCCAATGCGTACAATAGTACTACCTTCTTCAACGGCAATGTGGTAATCGCCGCTCATACCCATACTTATCTCTTTAAAATATTGATTATGATTGAAGTAACGTGTTTTTAGCTCATCAAAAAGCTGTTTAAGCCCCTTAAACTCGGCACGCACTTGGTTTTCGTTATCGGTTAATGTTGCCATGCCCATTACCCCGCAAATTTGTACGTGGGTTAGTGCTTTAAATGCATCACTGTTAAGCATTTCAAATACCTCGTTACGGTCAAAGCCAAACTTTGTTTCCTCTTGGGCAATGTGTATTTGCAGTAAACAGTTCAGTACCCGCCCTGCTTTTTGTGCTTGTTTATCAATCTCTTGAAGGAGTTTAAAGCTGTCTACCCCGTGTATCAAGCGCACAAACGAGGCCATGTACTTTATTTTATTGCTTTGCAAGTGGCCAATCATGTGCCACTCAATATCGGCAGGTAATTGTGGTTGCTTATCGGCAAGTTCCTGCACACGGTTTTCGCCAAAAGCCCGCTGGCCTGCATTGTAGGCTTCCTGTATGTCGGCTACGGGTTTAAATTTAGAAACAGCCACCAACTTTACCCCTTGGGGTAATTGATTTTTTATGCGGGTTAAATTTTGCTCGATACTCATTTTGGAATTATAGTTGCTAATATTGCATCATGGTTAAACACATTGCCGCAATATTAGTTTTCTCCATTGTTTTATTTGGGTGCAAAAATACACCCGAAGGTATTTTGGATAAAGAAAAAATGGTGGCTGTTTATACCGATATCCATATAGCAGAAGGAAGGCTGCGTACTGTGGGTATTTTTGCCGATTCGGCAAAGCTGATGGCTCCTGTATTGTACGACGAAGTGTATCGTACCCATCAAGTATCACGCGAAGAGTTTATCAAATCATACAACTACTACCAAGCAAACCCCAAAGAGTTTGAAGCAATTATTGACAGAGTGCTTGAAGAGCTGAGTAAAAAAGAAAGCGGAATTAAATAGGTTGTTAGTGGTTAGGGATTAGTTTGCGGTATCTATCAATAGCATCGGGATTTATTCCCGATGGGAGCAACGTAATATCACTAGGATTTATTTTCGATATACAGATACAGCGGGTTGCCTCATTATACCGATGAACGGTCTTCTAATTTATTTCCTACCATTTTACAATTTATCAATAGCACCGGGATTTATTAACGATTGATAATTGGCATAAAAAATTGCCCGACAAGGTATAAATTAGCACCCCGAAAACCGATTACAGATTTGGCAAAAGTTATACCCTTTAAAGCCTTACGTCCGCGCCCTGATTTGGCGCAGGTTGTAAGCAGCCGCAGCTACGATACTAATCACAATCACATCAGCCGCGAAATAATGGCAAGGAACGAATACTCGTACCTGCACGTTGTGAAGCCCCATTTAAATTTTAGCGACGCAGAACGTATCCCCGAAAAACATTTCCCTATTGCCCGCAAAAAGCTGGAAATTTTGATGGAAGAAGGGGTGCTGAGGAAAGACGACAATCCTGCATTTTACTTACACCAGATTACCGACAACATCCGCCACATTGTGTACAACGGTATTGTGGGACTGGCATCTGTAGAAGATTATCTGAACAATCATATTAAAAAACACGAACACACCCTTACCAAAAAGGAAATGGGATTGGTGCACCATGTTGAATATGTGAAAGCGGTGGGAGAGCCAGTGCTGCTTACGTTTGAAGCCGGAGATTGGTACGACCACTTGGTAGTTGAAACAACCGCTTTTAAACCCGAATACGACTTTACCAGTGATGATGGCCTGCAACACCGTTTGTGGGTAATAAATAATGCTGATGCTGTGCGCAGTATTAGCCAAAACATGGAAACCGCAGGCGATTTGTACATTGCCGACGGACACCACCGCACTGCATCAGCGGCAAGGTATTGCGAGATGCAGCGCGAAAAAGGCGCAAACACCAACGATGCTTGTTGTTACTTTTTGGCTTACATGATACCGGCGGATAAGATAAAGGTGTTTGAATTTAACCGATTGGTGAAAAACCTTGGCGCACAAAGCAAAGAAGAGTTTTTTGAAAAACTGAAAGTTGATTTTGATGTGTATGAAATAGGCCGCGCCAAACTAAGAGTGAAAAAGAAAAACTTTCAGTTTGGGATGTATATGGAAGGCAAATGGTACGGACTTGATTACAAGCAAGAGGCCGAATCCGGCGATGTATTAGGCAATCTTGATGTATCGATACTTGAGAACCATGTGTTGAAACCCATCTTAGGCATACAGGATAGTAAAACCGACGACCGTTTATCATTTATTGATGGAACAAAGGGTATAAGTCGCTTGCAAGAGTTGGTGGATAATGGGGATTATGCCCTGGCATTTTCATTGTATCCTACAAAAATTGAAGAGGTGATTGCTGTAGCCGATAAAGGATTGGTGATGCCCCCAAAATCAACTTGGTTTGAGCCTAAGCTTCGTACGGGGCTTTTGATTCACGAAGTGTAATAAAAATAAACCGGGACTATCATCCCGACACTCCCGGTTTAACAAAATATTAAGCCTATGATCATTTGTATAAACAGACGTTGTTTCATATTGTTTTGTTGTGCGTAGCTTAATAATTTGATATTCACAATCTTTATGCGTTTAGTACGTTTATCAAACAACATGATTATCAGGGTAACTCTAATCGCACTTGCGCTATATGCAACAGGATGTTCTACCAATGCCGGTACAAATTCAAAAACTGAGGCCTCAAGGATTGCACAAACCGATAGTTCTTATACCAACTATCATCGTAAAGCCCAGCGGGTGATAGACTCATTAAAGCTTGACAAGGAGAAGATTTATATTGAGGTGAGTAAGAGTAGCTACTTGTTGCAGCTTAAAATAGGAGAGGTGGTAATTAAAGGGTATCCCGTGGTATTGGGCTTTGACCCGATAAACGACAAGAGACAAGAGGGAGATGGTTGTACACCCGAAGGAACGTTTAAAATTCAAAGCAAATACCCGCACAAAAGCTGGAGCAAGTTCATTTGGTTTGATTATCCGAATGACGAGAGCAGAAAAAAATTTGAAGCCCGCAAAAAGAAGGGCGAAATACCTAAGGATGCCCGTATTGGTGGGGAAGTAGGGATACATGGTGTGCCTGATAAGGATGACCGAATTATAGACCAAAAAATTAACTGGACGTTGGGCTGCGTATCGCTTAAAACAGCTGATATAAATGAGATTTACAGCTTGGTAAAAGTGGGCACCAAAGTGGTGATAGAACACTAATAGCAAATCATAACTTTCTCTTTTTTAACAACTTGAAATTAATTGCTCAAAATATGCTAAAAACCTTCAATGTTTAGTAGCAAAAAAAGTTGTTCGTATTAAAATTTTATTAGATTTGTCTCGGTTTAAACTAACCGCAAACATTTATTTTATCATCGGTTAGCCTCAAAGGCAATCACTTGGTAATACGCTCATGAGTAAAACAATAAAACTCAAAAAAGGGTACGACATTAAACTGGTTGGTGACGTATCCGCCAACACGGGCAGTTTTGATACACCCAAAACCTATTCAGTTAAACCAACTGATTTTGTTGGTCTATCCCCTAAACTTAAAGTTGAA includes:
- a CDS encoding DUF4403 family protein gives rise to the protein MHRFILLSVVVAIAASCRSIQPETPTLAPETYVAPAPPPSQIDIPVLVDLKSLYDQIEKNVPAKLNSTGYPGWQQDANCNLHYRWNFWREKLSFVPNNNTLAINCLGYYQGEGEARPCCWDWCPYVGTGCGMNEPPRQLQLSILSVVNISPTYQIQSNTAVTKLIPINRCKVTTLNFDITDNIMAQTRAPLDKACKDFDAGMAKFNLRGQVEQVWKTLHTPMAIDTFGFLVFNPSSLRISPITTKGDELRFSLGATANPAFLLNTANHPAPPKLPDLSKNPKQSGGFSVYLDTRLHYAELTKLVNAQMKGMKFDYGKKHIEVLEVQLSGTGNQKLLIKVNFNGSVKGWMYMTGTPQFDSVTKELILPDLDFDIKTRNVLLKSAKWLFNNTLTNSMRQNAKFYVGDMLTTIQQQVQQNLTKNWGNGINTTGKVEAITIRNLFPAPDYLQVSCFIKGDLDAQLKELK
- a CDS encoding M48 family metallopeptidase, translating into MGEKLVRDIVILVLIFGAIWAGFAYFSKDWKAPSIEISREQEQKLGDIMAKKVVLTEWENITAQYPKVDSAYRIIYGRLLNQVPLPAYNYRFYILRDTTINAFTIAGGHIFVFEGLIKFCESPEELAAVLAHEIGHAEKKHITKKLAKELGIEAVGTILGGGDDNVIKEAGKLVLSKRFDREYEKQADHFAIDLLEKAGISPYKLASFFRKLNEAGLAYDDDLEFMMTHPHNDSRIKDILGHQPAAGFKEKPFVMDWKDIQQSLNNK
- a CDS encoding response regulator; the protein is MSGVVRAQYYNTKKYTIDNSAAEGNILQVQQDVNGAMWWVNDESFTRFNGVTYQSVPYGKLAAPYQHVLPYTDEEGRLWLCLSTDKKMDVYEWKNNAWEKITSLVMDMGEYPNHFFGSYQGSAPYITIATRNRVLSWANNNWEELPLDTEEDIKQITATGQTAYLRTSSAIYKLSFSKPPYKLELDPSIVSQVTDFNLYANPWKQNTEPELWILTGNLIGAISSNTLRVSKLFDNKYHHFTQLRSNSSGKVYLLDTSNTVWQLDGPESNFTVVEGIGLRSNENINQLFTDRENNLWLATEDGLIKTTSQSINFLGKQKGLGSLPVQAVAAWGNKILAAGPKGISIVENSKVIAYYPFDGGLKNSRQRITQLWADSAGNTWLLSSTQGLWYGIGGKNFTKVQGNARLLTFAVLPDYKIIAASEAGLFEASPSGLKLINSFQDRITPKRIVWHNDEVVVLSDKGLYRLTKNKWKKINTEKGTNFSYTAYSFYPVYQNLGIVGTENGIYYLKEFDIVPYDTTSLWSNKPYYGIAVDKNGAVWLASDTGVVVMDRKSDPKLFTYRGLQFKESTASPIITGGDGDIWVAMRTGLMVYQPDYDNQVIKKPVIRISKLESRELSTSALPASLSIKLASDDNDITFYFDANSFIDEDKNKILYKLEGLMDKWEEISRITTDAINFKNLPPGKYVLKIQLINAGGIASDVAVSPVIHISKPFYNQWWFYASVIAAFFAISFAIFYLYSQKKFESDLILEVDKRSRELRSSEERFRSLWENTSDALALYTLRGDIILYNDTLLQFLGRTDDVAGRKIFDVLDIGDSGFDKASFRQQLELQQLKPQFELHTFKNDEETVLEFSNSYIQLPNEKSWVMLSLIRNVTQRKQTEENLIKAKNEAEQASRIKSAFLATMSHEIRTPLNAIIGMSSVMSTTSLNEEQQNYVNAIQTSSDSLLSLVNNILDFSKIEAGMMMIEKGEVSPEEIITETIEILGQLAHQKGIYLYSRIHPDTPVKIESDKTRLRQVLINLVGNAIKFTEKGFIEISIRPDEDNKLKLIVTDTGIGIPRDKINDLFKVFTQVDNSTTRKYGGTGLGLAITDKLVSLLGGTIKVASQEGKGSQFSFTIQDFSNGRSTVKRGSLLRKYHGTKMVLVSPEKIVASIIRSLNDERGIKTTVVEQLADVPGVMDGATAIFADATSISDYTLPESLKNSEIIIVKHQLKELPAELAKEWDAPNRKVLNLPANSATYQKLLDKLIKVKDNRPRPIDVAETAKAKNEELPDLKMLVVDDNKVNLMMMEVIMKNIGYKVDFANNGREAVDKCLAGNYNLVFMDVQMPEMDGIEATSIITKELKEKSPAIVALTANAFPEDKQACIDAGMIDFLPKPVTMDTIKALLSRLFTDIPVISKGKNNLS
- a CDS encoding chloride channel protein, translating into MYFDIKKRVKLLLHSYVDWQSKYLNHRNFLIILCILIGIVAGLSAVALKRTANFFEHLLSNSLQGSFLQNSFFIYPLIGITLTVIIVRWLLKGNLQPGVAQIIYSIAKRQSYLDKNNIWSHLLTSAITVSMGGSVGLEAPIVNSGSATGSSIAKNFRIGYKDRTLLLASGAAAGLAAIFNCPITGVIFALEVLLFDFSIPFIIPLIISTATSSVVSQLLYPEKFFFLITNKWELNAIPFYILLGIGVGLLSVYMIRTSLKIEHHFFAYQNPVKRILLAGIPLCALIFLFPPLFGEGYVMIENLLEGADTKLGVNSFFSQYIGSGWWLLAFAVGIMFLKVIAAALTLGAGGNGGIFGPSMFTGAMAGFVFARFINLTGLMTLQESNFIVAGMAGVVAGVVHAPLTGIFLIAEVTGGYALFVPLMIVVAISYFVTRSFERYSIYHKRLAGMGIDFKNQTGDEEL
- a CDS encoding DUF4389 domain-containing protein, whose amino-acid sequence is MKISVTYQENYSRGDLLLRSFFGAFYIVLPHVFMLFFALFWSSIISFISFWVILFTGNYPRSFWEFNLGLQKWNLRLNAVLSNLVDGYPDFWVNKNNDDMLSNIELEYPETSNRGTVLLRLLFGVIYVYIPHMFVLLFRSIAGNVLMFLAWWVVLFTGKYPQSWHEFNVGTLRWSTRVALYMSYLTDEYPPFSGQ
- a CDS encoding DUF4870 domain-containing protein; translation: MDERYHPIPQPEEISTRERQDAMGAYLMMFASLGVGLPLPLINLLAAVIYYFVNRKKSRFIHFHTLQSLISQLPTSLLNAGAVFWTFSILTSSGVTENVGEDFDPVFNFTDLYFGYIIMVVIANLVYIIFSLIAAVRAYNGRFYYMLFFGRLAYHYAYSKQSTIGEETVYTNRPPM